One Coffea eugenioides isolate CCC68of chromosome 2, Ceug_1.0, whole genome shotgun sequence genomic window, GCGTATGATAAGCCAAAAGGACCTAATTATTGAGAGACCTCTTCTGACATTCTCAAGACCTACTTAATTTTGATGTTTAGCAAAACCTTTCTACCACCCCcgcaaaaaaacaaaaatgaagaagaagaaaaaggctaaaaagaaaagaaaattaaagcaaGGGGCATATATGGAGCGCAGCCAAATGCGCCGACTAACAACAATGCAATTGATCAAGCGACAGCAAAATGCCAGAGACTTCGAGGGCTCATATAAGCTTAATAAATGATGATGCATGCGCAGGCTTTGAGGGTCTAGTTTTGTTTTGCAAGTCTTTAGAACACTGCAAGTAAGTTGCGCCTTGACTAAACATAAAACCGTCAAAATAGAAAGGCAATACTCTGTATGTAATATGGTCTTAGAAAATGGGATTCCAATTCTTGCTAGGGAGTAGGATCATTCTCTTATATCTACACAAGTATTAGGCAAAAAAGTAATTACTCCGTATAAGTATAATAAGCCAAACGAGTCAAGGGTTAGTTTGGATTTAGCAGTTGGAATATACAATACAGGCGTggataatttcatttcattttacaagTTGAGTTGAGATGTCATCCATATCCCAATTGAAACTGCGCCAATTGTAGCCAAAGCTTGGGCCAACTCATATACCAAATTTTGCTGCCGGAGAGGCACGCTTGCCCAGTCGGTCCGTCTGTACATAGAAAAAACGGACAGCAATAATCAGTAAAAGAGCATATAAAATTTCTCAAGAGTGAAGTAGTGTTGGTTTCGGTCGTGTGGAATATCTACTAACAACACATCCCACAACCAGGATTCATATAACAAAATTACGTTCCCTTTTCTAAGGGGAAACATCCAAAAGAAAGAATAGCCTTCTTGCCAGCTTCGTGCACTAACCTTTCATGTGATCAATCTTGTCTGGTTAGTGTCATTGAACCTTGTACTAGATGAGTTAGTAAGAGCTACCAAGAGAGACATTTTTTGGTTGGTTACCGCCCTCATTTAAAGCCATCTCATTTTACTTCTAGGTTAGGAAGACCAAAATGACGAGAACGGACATAAACCAGAAGAGCCAGCACGTACCCTAAATCAGCAACCACAATGCTGATGTTATCTTGTGACCCTCGTTCCTGTAGTAATTAGCAAATTTTCGGCATAAGAGCTATAAAAGCAAATGAATCTCAGAACGACCATGGagacagtttttttttttttgagttgcaGTTTCCGTTTATTACCAGTGCCGTCTGAGCAAGGGCTTCACAAGCTCTCTGTAATCAGAGCAAAGAAAATTAGATAATGCCTACTGTACTGCGGGATCAATTAAGGAGCCATGGCAGATTCCTTACCTGCACATCTCCATGTTCTCGAAGTTGATTTCTAACAAAATCAACTGCATCTGAACTGAAACATCGTaaaatttctcaaccattatGCTCTTCAGGATGACTGGATTACCAGTATAAGGAAGATGAATGAATGACTAATTGCTTGATAGGGCAAAAGGGCAAACTTCCAAAAGCTCTAAGAATAAAACCTGTTTACGTAATCCCACAATCCATCAGATGCTAATATTACACATTCAGCATCTGATTCCAAAGCAACTTGGGAAACATCAGGACATGCTGTAACCAAGTCTCCAGTAAATTGTATCCTGAAATAATCCCAAAAGGCTCTTGCATTATAAAAGAGAAGTTtgcaaattttttattaattcaagAGTGGACTTCCTAAGGGAAGTCTAACTTAAAACTTCTCTTGAAGTGCATTTGAGATTTATCATGCTTCCAGCCTTAGTACCAAATCTGTAATGACCTAGGGAATCATCttataaaaatttgatttgGCATTTATCTCACATTTGGAACACAATCTGACTCATCATTTTTTGCATAAAAATAATTCAACAAAGGATAACCTAAGGACAGCCCaagaaaatttgattttcctgCACTGTAGAAGTGGTTGATACTGAATAGACAAAATGTTAAAAACAGATTCCACCATAATTATTATGGTCCAGCGCTTTAGGGACAACTAAATTCACCACTCTAGTTTCAGCAGTGATAAGAATACAAGTGAACGAAATACATTTGTTTGTAGAAAATGGAATATCACGTACCTGGAAATGAACTTTTGGGACCACCTGCCTTCCTCAACTCCCTTCTCCAGCATCCTTCACAGCAACATGTATAAATATTAACAGAAGATTCATAATGCATAGGATCTCTTAGATTCTCAAGTAGATATATGGCATGGCAACAAATTCATTGTGTCAATTGAGGATAATGAGGAATACACATACTCATTCTTCCTGGTCTTAAACCGCACGTCACCAAAAGCACGTGACACTGCAATGTCTCCACAAATTCTGCCATTGCTTATCTGTAGACACCACATAAAAAATTTCCATTATGTCTATATTTCTATGCCCTGTTCTTAAATTGCAAGATATGTCAGAACAAAATGAGCTTAATTGCGACAGGGATAGCAAAAAAACTGTGTTAGcaaaaagaaggggaaaaaattaaGGCAAGACTATTCCACACCATCCCAGGGAAAAGGTAAAAGTCTAGCATTGTTTGTAAACTAAAATGGAATTAGCTTCAATGTATAGCCCTCAACTTGTATTGAGCAGTTGTTATCGACTTgagcaaaaaaacaaaaaagaattgtCCCCTAAAGTACCTAGTCAGCTAAGAACAAGGAGCATATTGAAATTCAAGAAGTGTTATTCATTGTTTGAGTAGCATATTGGAATTTTCATGGCCAGTAAATGCCCACTTGGTAAGGACTTGTCATAGTAATGGTATTAAAAGACATGACTTTATCagtttttcctttgagagattGAATTTAACTCCAGATGCAACACCGTGAAGGTTTTCAGAGCATAGCAAATGCAGAAAGATCTAATTCTAAGGGCAGCATAATCATTCTAGACAAGATAGCTGATACAACTGAAAGAAAAGCAATCAAAttaagaattcaagaaaagaaaacacaCCCATCCACCTGCTTCTCTGATACGCCTGATTTCTTCGAGAGACGCTTTGTTGCTTCCATATGGACGATGAGAACTGGTTAACACTTCTGCTTTTCCAGATCGTGACAGCACCTAAACCAAAGTGATTGATAAAGGAAAAGAGCTGGGTTTGGCATCTGTTTGGTATGAGTAGACCAtcacaaaaaaaatggaaaagcataatcatgaaaACTTCAAAGAGATTACCACGCATGAGTCACCAACGTGAGAGATGAACAATGTATCATCTCCAATTAGGATCACAGTAGCTGTTGAGCCAGAATCCCTCTCCTCAGCGCTCGTCTCAAGCCTTTACAAAATCAAACAGCGTCTAAACCTTCAACGCAATCATATACAATGTAGAATCATATTGAGACTAGATTACATGTCCAGCGCACAGATATTAATGAGGCAGTAAGAATCTTCACCAGGAATATACATGGGTTTACCAGTTCAAGAGTTTCATATCAGCACTTTCAAAAGCCTCTTCTAACGCCTTCTTTACTGTGTCAAACCCCTTCTCCCTCAGTAAAAGTCCACCTTGTAATGCTGCCACGCATTCTTTGTACAACTCATTTCTGGAACCAGTACATTGAATTAAGCATCAATTTTTCCCCAGTAAAAAGTAATGTGGCGGTAGAAATCATGAAAGTTAACTGTAGCAGACCCCAGAAAAACCATGAAGTTACTGGCACAAAAGTGAGGTTAAATTACacaatagtattttttttagtaGTGATTGATTAGTGACACTTAGATGATCGCTGAATACATCCAGGGACTCCCTATAGGATTCAATAAAAATGGAGAAGCAATTTAGAAAGCTGCAAAAGATGGTACGGATGACTCAGAGCATCAAAAGCTCATGcacttcccccccccccccccccccccctcttaaTGGTTCGTATGTAATAAGCCACAGCACCAATTAGCCAAACCTGAGAAATTTGACAGAAGAGAAACCAGCATGGCCGTCGAAAACAGCTGCATAAGAGAAGCCAGCAAGATCCTCTGACCGAACAATAATGACATCATCCTCCATCTCTTCGCGGACACCTTGTACAAGGGAAGAACCCCATCTAATGCTGGAAACACCTGTCAAAGAAGATGGGGCATCAATTGCAATGGCTGAGCAGCATCTGCCTCCCCCACCCTTAACCGCGACGGTGTTTTTTGTGGCCTTGTTGTTCAATTCGTAGTTGCAGTATCCCCTGTGGTTTAAGAGAAACCTCCGAAGTTGTGGGCTAGACAAAGCCATTAATGAAGTAGAAGTCTTGATGAAAAGCAGAGCTTCAGAGGGGTTCCTGAACAACCTTTGAAGTTGCCAGCTTCTGCTGCTGTTTATAGTACGGTGAGAATGGGCCAAAGGAAAGCGTGTGGTTTAGAACGGGAAGGATAAGATTCTGGGAACGAAGCCTCACCTCTAACTAATTTTAGCGGCTTAGATTTCAGATTCTGTCCACTCCAGAACAAAAATTATTAGTTCAATTATTCTTACAGATCAAATTTATTATTACAAGTTTTCTGGGATGGAACCTCCAAGGATAGGAAATGGGAATCACCAGCTCCAGTCATGTCAACCATAGAATTTCGATGTAAACCTGAATTATAAATGAGTTGATGCAAAATTTACTACTATTGTTGTGCTAATTTATTAGGTAATTGGACAGACCCGTAACTAGAGTGGCCCGAATTCACAAGGATATATCAATTAATAGATAACCCAAAATTACACACTAAAACAAAATGGATTAAGTGACAACTTAGCTTTGGATGTACGCTTACATGtgcatgatttaaattttaaatttaaatttatattatatagcAATGATTTAAATCTACCAACATAAAAATTATATACTGAGAGTGTATAAAAAATTATCCAAACAAAATTATACACGAGTCTCAATTCGTATATAACCCAAGATTTACTCGAAATTGGTAGACCAATTTGCACATTCTTGGAGAACTTAAATGATATTATAGACtctttttgggggggggggggaaattTTCTTATCGTTATTAAAGGGGGGAAAAAACTGAATGTGTTCTTTGTAGAATCATACAATATCATTTACAGACATATGGACTATTAACAATTTAATTGGGGAAAAAATGAAGCACTCCAAATAGGCCCCTCTCCCCTCGGGTTTTGGATGACGTTAAAGATAACACTGCAAATGATTAATGAAGATTTCATGCTCAGGGAAATTGGCTTCACCTGACTACATTTCACAGAAATTTTTACCCGGAAAATTATGTACTTTACTAATTACTACTCTGTTATTTGGAcagaagattatttgaaataattattatatcacttttttgtgatgtgctgtgaatgaaataaaaagatgtGTTAAAGAttatatttatgatgcaagcaaataatTTTTGGCTAAATAATGGCCGTCCAAACAAAA contains:
- the LOC113761586 gene encoding protein phosphatase 2C 57 isoform X1; protein product: MALSSPQLRRFLLNHRGYCNYELNNKATKNTVAVKGGGGRCCSAIAIDAPSSLTGVSSIRWGSSLVQGVREEMEDDVIIVRSEDLAGFSYAAVFDGHAGFSSVKFLRNELYKECVAALQGGLLLREKGFDTVKKALEEAFESADMKLLNWLETSAEERDSGSTATVILIGDDTLFISHVGDSCVVLSRSGKAEVLTSSHRPYGSNKASLEEIRRIREAGGWISNGRICGDIAVSRAFGDVRFKTRKNEMLEKGVEEGRWSQKFISRIQFTGDLVTACPDVSQVALESDAECVILASDGLWDYVNSSDAVDFVRNQLREHGDVQRACEALAQTALERGSQDNISIVVADLGRTDWASVPLRQQNLVYELAQALATIGAVSIGIWMTSQLNL
- the LOC113761586 gene encoding protein phosphatase 2C 57 isoform X2, yielding MALSSPQLRRFLLNHRGYCNYELNNKATKNTVAVKGGGGRCCSAIAIDAPSSLTGVSSIRWGSSLVQGVREEMEDDVIIVRSEDLAGFSYAAVFDGHAGFSSVKFLRNELYKECVAALQGGLLLREKGFDTVKKALEEAFESADMKLLNWLETSAEERDSGSTATVILIGDDTLFISHVGDSCVVLSRSGKAEVLTSSHRPYGSNKASLEEIRRIREAGGWISNGRICGDIAVSRAFGDVRFKTRKNEMLEKGVEEGRWSQKFISRIQFTGDLVTACPDVSQVALESDAECVILASDGLWDYVNSHPEEHNG